The proteins below are encoded in one region of Pseudomonadota bacterium:
- the msrB gene encoding peptide-methionine (R)-S-oxide reductase MsrB produces the protein MKIKLSNKEWKEKLTPEQYNILRDEGTEPPGSSPLNNEKREGVFKCAACGLELFRSEAKYESGTGWPSFFQPIKGHVETKTDFKLIYPRTEYHCARCGGHQGHVFKDGPEPTGLRYCNNGLALTFEAEGEK, from the coding sequence ATGAAAATAAAATTAAGCAACAAAGAATGGAAAGAAAAGCTAACACCCGAACAATATAATATATTGCGTGATGAGGGTACCGAACCTCCTGGGTCAAGTCCGCTAAATAATGAAAAACGTGAAGGTGTGTTCAAATGTGCCGCCTGCGGTCTTGAGTTGTTCAGGTCGGAAGCAAAATATGAATCGGGAACGGGGTGGCCTAGTTTTTTCCAACCTATCAAAGGACATGTTGAAACAAAAACCGACTTTAAACTTATATATCCGCGTACCGAATATCACTGTGCCAGATGTGGCGGTCATCAGGGGCATGTATTTAAAGACGGCCCCGAACCTACGGGGCTACGCTATTGCAATAACGGTCTGGCATTGACGTTCGAGGCTGAGGGGGAGAAATGA
- the msrA gene encoding peptide-methionine (S)-S-oxide reductase MsrA, with the protein MKVKKFLITILITTVITMANANAKNETATLAGGCFWCIESDFEKIGGIISVTSGYTGGSEPNPTYEQVSSGATGHVEAVQIVFDANIITYRRIMDKFWRSIDPLNARGQFCDIGPQYRSEVFYHNEEQKQIAEETRKQIDDSGVLPSKIVTKITEASEFYPAEEYHQNYYKKNPVRYKYYRYSCGRDKRVEELWGK; encoded by the coding sequence ATGAAAGTGAAAAAATTTTTAATAACAATATTAATAACAACGGTAATAACTATGGCTAACGCTAACGCAAAAAACGAAACTGCAACTTTAGCAGGAGGCTGCTTCTGGTGTATAGAAAGTGATTTTGAAAAAATAGGCGGGATTATATCGGTAACTTCCGGATATACCGGAGGTAGCGAGCCTAACCCCACATATGAGCAGGTTTCATCAGGAGCTACGGGGCATGTTGAGGCTGTGCAGATAGTATTTGATGCAAATATAATAACTTACCGCCGAATAATGGATAAGTTCTGGAGAAGTATAGACCCGCTAAATGCCAGAGGACAGTTCTGCGATATAGGGCCTCAATACCGCTCTGAAGTTTTTTACCATAATGAAGAGCAAAAACAAATTGCCGAAGAAACAAGAAAGCAAATAGATGATTCGGGTGTCCTGCCCTCTAAAATAGTTACAAAGATAACCGAAGCTTCCGAGTTCTATCCGGCAGAAGAATATCATCAGAATTATTATAAGAAAAACCCTGTTCGTTACAAATATTACCGCTATAGCTGCGGACGTGACAAGCGTGTAGAAGAGCTTTGGGGTAAATAA